A DNA window from Halomicrobium mukohataei DSM 12286 contains the following coding sequences:
- a CDS encoding universal stress protein, giving the protein MTEYLVATSSVHVTAAAADYLRERLDPATDEVVVVAVREAASPDRDAGDAANVARSRLAAVAPTVETPDGDPTETLLDAIERRAPDVVLAGPNRGVEGAEGVGSTLRALLERAACPVVVVPLPER; this is encoded by the coding sequence ATGACGGAGTATCTCGTCGCCACGTCGTCCGTCCACGTCACGGCCGCTGCCGCCGACTACCTCCGGGAGCGCCTCGATCCGGCGACCGACGAGGTCGTCGTCGTGGCGGTCCGCGAGGCCGCCAGTCCCGACCGCGACGCCGGTGACGCGGCCAACGTCGCCCGGTCGCGACTGGCCGCCGTCGCGCCGACGGTCGAGACCCCCGACGGCGATCCGACCGAGACGCTGCTCGATGCCATCGAACGGCGAGCGCCCGACGTGGTCCTGGCTGGGCCGAACCGGGGCGTCGAGGGAGCCGAGGGCGTTGGCTCGACCCTCCGGGCGCTCCTCGAACGAGCGGCGTGTCCGGTCGTCGTCGTCCCGCTGCCCGAACGCTGA
- a CDS encoding glutamate--cysteine ligase family protein has protein sequence MSASELAQRVREALSVDGDEFEARAAEEAEWLKAEVRDGTFDNTEAIVGLELELYAVDDRTDALQRVPRNLLELIGFEKELGLHNAEMQTSPQPLNEHGLEAQLAELRANLAPALEQTHTENIQLVSDGMWTVPPNGETASGYLCDSVEEQGIRIATNMSAAVRYHAMANTDYPSGMALDAPNVSLQADTVMPESLITSIQPHYQIPHAPDLPEYFRYALRIAGPLVALGVNSPFFPPDLYDDVPDSRIVDEAHMEHRIGVFESVLNPREDERTSRDGAGADAQAKVRFPKDFETVEAAIDDVVADTTIVPMAASTGERFDDAFAHLRHKHGSYWRWVRPVFDGPTRSAANARIEFRPLSGQPTVSDAVAFQAVFAGLMKSLSRLEHPVRSLEWETAEENFYAAARDGLRADFEWITADGTETSAVDEIYGELFELAREGLEGRGLSTEQALGYIQPLKERVDRRLTPARWKHEQVQTAVDEGVPLAEAIWGMQSRYVDRQSETLLDGSFTDWL, from the coding sequence ATGTCCGCCTCGGAACTGGCCCAACGAGTGCGAGAGGCACTGTCGGTCGACGGCGACGAGTTCGAGGCCCGCGCCGCCGAAGAGGCCGAGTGGCTCAAAGCGGAGGTCCGCGACGGCACCTTCGACAACACCGAAGCGATCGTCGGACTGGAGCTGGAACTGTACGCCGTCGACGACCGGACCGACGCACTCCAGCGCGTGCCCCGAAACCTCCTGGAGCTGATCGGCTTCGAGAAGGAACTGGGGCTGCACAACGCCGAGATGCAGACCAGTCCCCAGCCGCTCAACGAACACGGACTGGAGGCCCAGCTCGCCGAGCTGCGGGCCAACCTCGCGCCCGCGCTCGAACAGACACACACGGAAAACATCCAGCTGGTCTCCGACGGGATGTGGACGGTCCCGCCCAACGGCGAGACCGCGAGTGGCTACCTCTGTGACTCCGTCGAGGAGCAGGGGATCCGCATCGCGACCAACATGTCCGCAGCGGTGCGCTACCACGCGATGGCGAACACGGACTACCCCTCCGGGATGGCCCTGGACGCGCCCAACGTCTCGCTGCAGGCCGACACCGTGATGCCCGAGAGCCTCATCACCTCCATCCAGCCCCACTACCAGATCCCGCACGCGCCGGATCTCCCGGAGTACTTCCGGTACGCGCTGCGGATCGCCGGCCCGCTGGTCGCGCTGGGCGTCAACTCGCCGTTCTTCCCCCCGGATCTCTACGACGACGTGCCCGACAGCCGGATCGTCGACGAGGCCCACATGGAACACCGGATCGGCGTCTTCGAGTCCGTGCTGAACCCGCGGGAGGACGAACGGACGAGCCGCGATGGTGCCGGGGCCGACGCCCAGGCGAAAGTCCGCTTCCCGAAGGACTTCGAGACCGTCGAGGCGGCCATCGACGACGTGGTCGCCGACACCACGATCGTCCCCATGGCGGCCTCGACTGGCGAGCGCTTCGACGACGCCTTCGCACACCTTCGACACAAACACGGCTCGTACTGGCGGTGGGTTCGGCCGGTGTTCGACGGCCCGACGCGGTCGGCCGCCAACGCCCGCATCGAGTTTCGGCCCCTGTCCGGGCAACCGACCGTCAGCGACGCCGTCGCCTTCCAGGCCGTGTTTGCCGGCCTGATGAAGAGCCTCTCCCGGCTGGAACACCCCGTACGCTCGCTGGAGTGGGAGACGGCCGAGGAGAACTTCTACGCGGCCGCTCGCGATGGGTTGCGGGCCGACTTCGAGTGGATCACTGCCGACGGCACCGAGACCAGCGCCGTCGACGAGATCTACGGCGAGCTGTTCGAACTCGCCCGCGAGGGACTGGAGGGACGGGGGCTCTCGACGGAGCAGGCCCTCGGGTACATCCAGCCGCTCAAGGAGCGGGTCGACCGGCGGCTCACTCCCGCCCGCTGGAAACACGAACAGGTCCAGACGGCCGTCGACGAGGGCGTCCCGCTGGCGGAGGCTATCTGGGGGATGCAGTCGCGCTACGTCGACCGCCAGTCCGAGACCCTGCTCGACGGGAGCTTCACCGACTGGCTGTAA
- a CDS encoding metal ABC transporter permease codes for MSASRTATVVVASVFLAGVAQLQPAALFETVDTVACGVGAPLGIELLCYPFMQRALVTAVCIGVAAPLVGSFLVHRRMAMIGDALAHTAFAGVAVGLLVGSVTGLPVSPYVAALVVAVVAALVIETLTARTETSGDVSMAIVLAGGFALGTVLISATGGGLSVGIKQYLFGSLATVTRPNAALLISLTALVVAVVTLAYRPLLAVTVDETAARIAGLDVRRFNQLLVVLTAVVVVAAMQILGIILVAAMLVVPVATATPRARSFVDALARSVVAAQVAVVGGVTVAYLGGIAVGGTIVLLAIGLYALETVRAGQTFTASR; via the coding sequence ATGAGCGCCAGCAGAACGGCCACGGTCGTCGTGGCGTCGGTGTTCCTGGCTGGCGTCGCACAGCTCCAACCAGCGGCGCTGTTCGAGACAGTCGACACCGTCGCCTGCGGCGTCGGGGCACCGCTCGGGATCGAACTGCTGTGTTACCCGTTCATGCAGCGGGCGCTGGTCACAGCCGTCTGTATCGGCGTCGCAGCGCCGCTGGTCGGTAGCTTCCTCGTTCACCGACGAATGGCGATGATCGGTGACGCACTGGCACACACCGCCTTCGCCGGGGTCGCCGTCGGACTACTGGTCGGCTCCGTCACCGGGCTCCCGGTCTCGCCATACGTCGCCGCGCTCGTCGTAGCCGTCGTCGCGGCCCTCGTCATCGAGACGCTCACAGCACGCACCGAAACGAGCGGCGACGTGTCGATGGCGATCGTCCTCGCGGGCGGGTTCGCACTCGGGACGGTGTTGATCAGCGCCACCGGTGGCGGACTGTCGGTCGGCATCAAGCAGTACCTGTTCGGATCGCTGGCAACGGTGACACGGCCAAACGCGGCACTGCTGATCTCGCTGACGGCCCTCGTCGTCGCCGTCGTCACCCTTGCGTACCGCCCGCTGCTCGCGGTGACCGTCGACGAGACTGCCGCCCGGATCGCCGGTCTCGACGTGCGGCGATTCAATCAGCTGCTGGTCGTGTTGACAGCCGTCGTGGTCGTCGCCGCGATGCAGATTCTCGGGATCATCCTCGTGGCTGCGATGCTCGTCGTCCCCGTCGCGACCGCGACGCCACGAGCCCGGAGCTTCGTCGATGCACTCGCTCGGAGCGTCGTCGCGGCACAGGTGGCCGTCGTCGGAGGCGTGACCGTCGCGTATCTCGGCGGCATCGCAGTCGGCGGGACCATCGTGCTGCTGGCGATCGGGCTCTACGCCCTGGAGACGGTCCGAGCCGGACAGACGTTTACAGCCAGTCGGTGA
- a CDS encoding metal ABC transporter ATP-binding protein — protein MTAARLDDVSFGYGATSVVESVSLRVERGEFLGILGPNGSGKSTLVELLLGLREPDAGTVRLFGEPAADAAGRVGYVQQDVTATASGVPLTVTELVETGRDCRFGGLDADDRAAVRRAMERVGIEDLATDRLDRLSGGQRQRAFIARTLAAAADLLVLDEPTVGIDATAREAFYGLLHELNADGMTIVLVEHDIGVVTEYATRIACLNRRLHFHGPPEELDDSGGFERAYGDNQRVLRHDHA, from the coding sequence ATGACGGCCGCTCGGCTGGACGACGTGAGCTTCGGCTACGGAGCGACATCGGTCGTCGAGTCGGTGAGTCTCCGGGTCGAGCGCGGCGAGTTTCTGGGTATTCTCGGCCCGAACGGCTCCGGCAAGAGTACGCTCGTCGAGCTGTTGCTGGGGCTGCGCGAACCGGACGCGGGGACGGTGCGCCTGTTCGGAGAGCCCGCCGCCGACGCCGCCGGCCGCGTCGGCTACGTCCAGCAGGACGTGACCGCAACCGCCAGCGGCGTGCCACTGACGGTCACAGAGCTCGTCGAGACGGGCCGAGACTGTCGTTTCGGCGGGCTCGACGCGGACGACCGAGCGGCCGTCCGGCGAGCGATGGAGCGAGTCGGGATCGAGGACCTCGCTACCGATCGGCTCGACCGGCTCTCGGGTGGACAGCGCCAGCGTGCGTTCATCGCGCGGACACTCGCAGCCGCGGCCGATCTCCTCGTCCTCGACGAGCCGACGGTCGGGATCGACGCGACGGCACGCGAAGCGTTCTACGGCCTGCTTCACGAGCTGAACGCGGACGGGATGACGATCGTGCTCGTCGAGCACGACATCGGTGTCGTCACGGAGTACGCGACGCGGATCGCCTGCCTGAACCGGCGACTCCACTTCCACGGGCCACCCGAAGAACTGGACGACAGCGGCGGGTTCGAGCGAGCCTACGGCGACAACCAGCGCGTATTGCGACACGACCACGCATGA
- a CDS encoding metal ABC transporter substrate-binding protein: MTNHTTRRQWLGVLAGATAAGTAGCLDSTAGGTDETLSVAASFFVLGDLASNVAGDRASVETLVPVGQHGHGWQPGPDVTRRAVEADVFVYMAPGFQPWADDVVTNIESGDSDTAIMEARAGVDLLTVPEEGGHDHGSATAVHGEKHAEHSGHSDDHADHDTAHNDNHDTAHEDGHDERPVDPHFWLDPRRARTAVETIEEGLRAVDEGNAGTYADNADRYRERLSELDETFETALSDRERETVLVAGHNAFQYLGRRYGFDVVALSGLSPDDSPTSDDLRRAERVISDHDLDHVLAPVMESEQAAAGIVSDTSARERLPITALPGRHSEWADRGWGYEQIMSEVNLPTLETALGSR; the protein is encoded by the coding sequence ATGACGAACCACACGACACGACGGCAGTGGCTCGGAGTACTGGCAGGAGCGACAGCTGCGGGGACGGCGGGCTGTCTGGACAGTACGGCCGGTGGGACCGACGAAACGCTCTCGGTCGCGGCGTCGTTTTTCGTCCTGGGAGATCTGGCGTCGAACGTCGCGGGCGATCGGGCGAGCGTCGAGACACTGGTACCGGTCGGTCAGCACGGCCACGGCTGGCAGCCGGGTCCCGACGTGACTCGGCGAGCCGTCGAGGCAGACGTGTTCGTCTACATGGCCCCCGGATTCCAGCCGTGGGCCGACGACGTGGTCACCAACATCGAGTCCGGAGACAGCGATACGGCGATCATGGAGGCCAGGGCCGGCGTCGACCTGCTCACGGTCCCCGAAGAGGGCGGGCACGATCACGGGAGCGCGACCGCCGTGCACGGAGAGAAACACGCCGAACACAGCGGTCACAGCGACGACCACGCGGACCACGACACCGCCCACAATGATAACCATGACACCGCCCACGAGGACGGCCACGACGAGAGACCGGTCGATCCGCACTTCTGGCTCGATCCGCGGCGTGCGAGAACGGCCGTCGAGACGATCGAAGAAGGACTACGGGCGGTCGACGAGGGCAACGCGGGAACGTACGCTGACAACGCAGACCGATACCGAGAGCGACTCTCGGAGCTCGACGAGACGTTCGAGACGGCGCTGTCCGATCGGGAGCGCGAGACGGTCCTCGTCGCGGGCCACAACGCGTTCCAGTATCTCGGCCGTCGATACGGGTTCGATGTCGTGGCACTGTCGGGGCTCTCGCCCGACGACTCGCCGACGAGCGACGACCTGCGGCGAGCCGAACGCGTCATCAGCGACCACGATCTCGACCACGTGCTCGCGCCGGTGATGGAGTCAGAGCAGGCAGCAGCGGGTATCGTCTCCGACACGTCGGCACGCGAGCGACTCCCGATCACCGCGTTGCCGGGACGCCACAGCGAGTGGGCCGATCGGGGCTGGGGCTACGAGCAGATCATGTCTGAGGTGAACCTGCCGACCCTGGAGACGGCACTGGGGTCACGATGA
- a CDS encoding TIGR00725 family protein — MRVSVIGGSTVSSDEYELARRVGECLAQRGHAVVCGGLGGVMEAVCRGARDGRESTASPGAGGHTIGILPGERRAAANEYVDTPIATGLGHARNAVVVMNGDAVIAIDGGGGTLSELGYGHVFDRPIAGLGTHQIESLDGIEHVATPEAAVDYVERA; from the coding sequence ATGCGCGTGTCCGTGATCGGCGGTTCGACGGTATCGAGCGATGAGTACGAACTGGCCCGGCGAGTGGGGGAGTGTCTCGCCCAACGAGGCCACGCGGTCGTCTGCGGCGGACTGGGTGGCGTGATGGAGGCAGTGTGTCGGGGCGCACGGGACGGGCGCGAATCGACGGCCAGCCCCGGCGCTGGCGGTCACACGATCGGTATTCTGCCGGGCGAGCGCCGAGCGGCGGCCAACGAGTACGTCGACACGCCGATCGCGACGGGGCTGGGCCACGCACGCAACGCGGTCGTCGTGATGAACGGCGACGCGGTGATCGCGATCGACGGCGGTGGCGGGACGCTCTCGGAGCTGGGGTACGGCCACGTCTTCGACCGCCCCATCGCGGGGCTGGGAACACACCAGATCGAGAGCCTCGACGGGATCGAACACGTCGCGACGCCGGAGGCCGCCGTCGACTACGTCGAGAGAGCGTGA
- a CDS encoding DUF7139 domain-containing protein, which yields MESLGDAYGGSRWNGRDPRRVYAGVVLFAVGVLAVVVGILIVTTPLGTLLGADSATESQSLAGVLAGLGVPASLASVVVVLPATRRERVGVLAGTLLCVVGVGLFAYAYPARWTGTAQSLAFPTTTVYFLGGSLAFWFVFTAVAGYRIRNNPHGTVRLELRREGETRTVELSRQEYSEYKQVVRGDGGETEQVIRELEERVDE from the coding sequence ATGGAGAGTCTCGGCGACGCCTACGGCGGTTCCCGCTGGAACGGGCGCGATCCGAGACGCGTCTACGCGGGCGTCGTGCTGTTCGCAGTCGGCGTACTCGCCGTCGTCGTCGGCATCCTCATCGTGACGACGCCGCTCGGGACGCTACTGGGAGCCGACAGCGCGACCGAGTCCCAGTCGCTTGCCGGCGTCCTCGCAGGGCTGGGAGTCCCGGCGTCGCTCGCGTCGGTCGTCGTCGTCCTGCCGGCCACGCGCCGCGAGCGCGTCGGCGTGCTCGCGGGCACGCTCCTCTGTGTCGTCGGTGTCGGCCTGTTCGCCTACGCCTACCCGGCCCGGTGGACCGGGACCGCCCAGTCGCTGGCCTTCCCGACCACGACGGTGTACTTCCTCGGGGGGTCGCTGGCGTTCTGGTTCGTCTTCACCGCCGTCGCCGGCTACCGGATCCGCAACAACCCACACGGCACCGTGCGGCTCGAACTGCGGCGGGAGGGCGAGACCAGGACGGTAGAGCTCTCTCGCCAGGAGTACTCGGAGTACAAGCAGGTCGTCCGGGGCGACGGCGGCGAGACCGAGCAGGTCATCCGGGAACTCGAAGAGCGAGTCGACGAGTAG
- a CDS encoding GIDE domain-containing protein: MADPFGLFLGFVALLAVAFLAVYAYYESAGAPAPVRTRHGLTPGRSAAAVAVGVGLAVLVVAVGGRVSFEAVLASRRYVLRVGLWVVVVVGACEAVAGGYGFARRWWQCRPDRVDATGRVEAGTTAVSGTVTDDHAAAAPVTGRTAVCWSWSVSVTGPGLRRYDEDDPHRTVDGGTGGCPFVVDDGTGPLCVDPTDATLAVDGERSVVRQPDSAPPDGFADPAPSVEADYADRPREYTEAVLRPGETATVWGAVVSDDDGPVLRGPRTTIVAGSPAGVARRYRRRAAGYALAGIAGGAVGVLGLLWSVGGL; encoded by the coding sequence ATGGCCGATCCGTTCGGACTCTTTCTGGGTTTCGTGGCTCTCCTGGCCGTGGCCTTCCTCGCGGTGTACGCCTACTACGAGAGTGCCGGCGCACCGGCACCCGTCCGCACCCGCCACGGACTGACGCCGGGGCGGTCAGCGGCCGCCGTCGCTGTCGGCGTCGGCCTCGCCGTTCTGGTCGTCGCCGTCGGCGGGCGGGTCTCGTTCGAGGCGGTGTTGGCCAGCCGACGGTACGTCCTCCGAGTCGGTCTCTGGGTGGTCGTCGTCGTCGGAGCCTGCGAGGCAGTGGCCGGGGGCTACGGCTTCGCACGCCGGTGGTGGCAGTGCCGGCCCGACCGGGTCGACGCCACGGGGCGGGTCGAGGCGGGGACGACGGCGGTGTCCGGCACGGTCACCGACGACCACGCCGCCGCTGCTCCGGTGACCGGCCGCACCGCAGTCTGCTGGTCGTGGTCCGTCTCGGTCACCGGGCCGGGACTGCGACGCTACGACGAGGACGACCCCCACCGCACCGTCGACGGCGGCACCGGCGGCTGTCCCTTCGTCGTCGACGACGGGACGGGGCCGCTGTGTGTCGATCCCACGGACGCGACGCTCGCCGTCGACGGTGAGCGGTCGGTCGTCCGGCAACCAGACAGTGCGCCGCCCGACGGCTTCGCCGACCCCGCACCCAGCGTCGAAGCCGACTACGCCGACCGGCCACGCGAGTACACCGAGGCGGTGCTCCGGCCCGGAGAGACCGCGACCGTCTGGGGTGCGGTGGTGAGCGACGACGACGGACCGGTCCTCCGTGGTCCCCGGACCACGATCGTCGCCGGGTCGCCGGCCGGCGTCGCGCGGCGGTACCGCCGCCGGGCCGCTGGCTACGCTCTCGCCGGGATCGCGGGCGGGGCCGTCGGCGTCCTCGGCCTGCTCTGGAGCGTCGGCGGGCTCTGA
- a CDS encoding DNA polymerase sliding clamp gives MFNAIVSADTLQATLDSVSVLVDECKIHLNEEGLEIRAVDPANVGMVDLTLEAAAFESYETDGGLIGVNLSRLEDIAGMADAGQLVHLELDEETRKLHIAIDGLEYTLALIDPDSIRQEPDLPDLDLAAHVVIEGKDIDRAVTAADMVSDHIALGVDATDELFYVDAEGDTDDVHLELDSEDLIDLTPGDAHSLFSLDYLQNMNKAIPKDAEVRMELGDEFPVKMHFDFAEGQGSVTYMLAPRIQSE, from the coding sequence ATGTTCAACGCCATCGTGAGCGCAGACACGCTCCAGGCGACACTCGACTCCGTGAGCGTGCTGGTGGACGAGTGCAAGATCCACCTGAACGAGGAGGGCCTCGAAATTCGCGCCGTCGATCCCGCCAACGTCGGGATGGTCGATCTCACACTCGAAGCCGCAGCCTTCGAATCCTACGAGACCGACGGGGGCCTCATCGGTGTCAACCTCTCGCGGCTCGAAGACATCGCTGGCATGGCCGACGCCGGACAGCTCGTCCACCTCGAACTGGACGAAGAGACGCGCAAGCTCCACATCGCCATCGACGGGCTGGAGTACACGCTCGCGCTGATCGACCCCGATTCGATCCGACAGGAGCCGGACCTGCCCGACCTCGACCTCGCGGCCCACGTCGTCATCGAGGGCAAAGACATCGACCGTGCCGTCACCGCCGCCGACATGGTCTCCGATCACATCGCGCTGGGTGTCGACGCCACCGACGAACTGTTCTACGTCGACGCGGAGGGCGACACCGACGACGTCCACCTCGAACTCGACAGCGAGGATCTGATCGATCTCACGCCCGGCGACGCTCACTCGCTGTTCTCGCTCGACTACCTGCAGAACATGAACAAGGCGATCCCGAAAGACGCCGAGGTCCGGATGGAACTGGGCGACGAGTTCCCCGTCAAGATGCACTTCGACTTCGCCGAGGGACAGGGATCAGTCACCTACATGCTCGCGCCGCGCATCCAGAGCGAATAG
- the nirK gene encoding copper-containing nitrite reductase produces the protein MSSIPRSTRRRVLKALGVGGTAALAGCTAPSNQEATEVSTTDRATPQEPSMNPAKETDVDRIAADPTDIPDPIDRDEPKTVEVELTTKELVAEVEPGVTYTYMAFEDQIPGPMIRVRRGDTVEMTVTNEEGNSMPHNIDLHAVRGPGGGAEASMVAPGETETFRFKATYPGSFIYHCAVPNLDMHISSGMFGLILVEPKDGLPEVDHEFYFGQHELYTTGETGEEGHHDFDMEAMAAEEPTYVLMNGEKYAITPDGYGSPSIDVGDTARVYFVSGGPNLMSSYHPIGSVWDKVWQQGSIAGEPNRFVETTPVPPGSTAITTLHAEVPGPIKLVDHALSRVARKGFMAVIMREGDEQTDVFDPEP, from the coding sequence ATGTCATCCATTCCACGCTCGACGCGTCGCCGCGTGCTCAAGGCGCTCGGCGTCGGCGGGACGGCCGCCCTCGCTGGCTGTACCGCGCCGAGCAACCAGGAGGCGACCGAGGTATCGACGACTGATCGCGCGACCCCACAGGAGCCAAGCATGAACCCAGCCAAGGAGACCGACGTCGACCGTATCGCCGCAGACCCGACCGACATTCCCGACCCGATCGATCGGGACGAACCGAAGACGGTCGAGGTCGAGTTGACGACCAAGGAGTTGGTCGCCGAGGTCGAGCCCGGCGTCACGTACACGTACATGGCCTTCGAGGACCAGATCCCGGGGCCGATGATCCGGGTCCGTCGCGGTGACACCGTCGAGATGACCGTCACCAACGAGGAGGGCAACTCGATGCCTCACAACATCGACCTCCACGCGGTGCGTGGCCCCGGCGGCGGCGCGGAGGCGTCGATGGTGGCCCCCGGCGAGACCGAGACCTTCCGCTTCAAGGCGACCTACCCCGGAAGCTTCATCTACCACTGTGCCGTGCCGAACCTCGACATGCACATCTCGTCGGGGATGTTCGGGCTGATCCTCGTCGAACCCAAAGACGGCCTGCCCGAAGTGGACCACGAGTTCTACTTCGGCCAGCACGAGCTGTACACGACCGGCGAGACCGGAGAGGAAGGCCACCACGACTTCGACATGGAGGCGATGGCCGCCGAGGAGCCGACCTACGTCCTCATGAACGGCGAGAAGTACGCGATCACCCCCGACGGCTACGGTTCGCCCAGCATCGACGTGGGCGACACTGCTCGGGTGTACTTCGTCTCCGGCGGTCCGAATCTCATGTCCAGTTACCACCCGATCGGCTCCGTCTGGGACAAGGTGTGGCAACAGGGCTCGATCGCCGGAGAGCCCAACCGCTTCGTCGAGACGACGCCGGTCCCGCCGGGCTCGACCGCGATCACGACCCTGCACGCCGAGGTCCCCGGCCCGATCAAGCTCGTGGATCACGCTCTCAGCCGGGTCGCTCGCAAGGGCTTCATGGCCGTCATCATGCGGGAGGGCGACGAACAGACCGACGTGTTCGACCCCGAGCCCTGA